DNA from Gemmatimonadota bacterium:
CCGCGCGCGCGTCGCGCGACATCTCGGCCTTCTCGATGGCGCGAGCGCCCAGCGCCGCGGTGTCGAGGTCGTCCCAGTCGTGCACGCCCGTGCCGGCCCAGCCGGAGCCGGTGCCGTCCGCCGTGCGCACCGTGGTGGTGAAGTTCACGCGCGTGCTGCGCGTGTAGGCGAACAGCCCCTTGGAGGTGGCCACCGCGGAGCAGTCGGCCGAATGGATCAGGAAGCCGGTGGACACCAGGCCGGCGCGCGCGGCCGGCTCGGTCACCGCCGCGATGGCGCGCGCGCGCGCTTCGGGCGCCAGCTCCGCCGTGGACTCGAAGAACCCGTTGGACTCGGGGTACTGCTGGGCACCGAGCTCGCCCATGTACTCCCGGTCGTCGGGCACCAGACGGGCGAGGCGCTCGCTGGTCTCCACCACGCGCTGCAGGGACTCGTCGTCGTAGCGATTGGTGGTGGCCGCCGCCGTCTTCTGTCCGAACGCGCTCGTGATGGTCAGCGTCCCGTTCAGGGTGTCGCCGGACGTGCTCATCTGGTTGACGGCGAAGCGCGTGTTGCCTT
Protein-coding regions in this window:
- a CDS encoding metallopeptidase TldD-related protein; amino-acid sequence: MPENGILTRDEAQRICERALSFSKADQALVNLQHGVEGNTRFAVNQMSTSGDTLNGTLTITSAFGQKTAAATTNRYDDESLQRVVETSERLARLVPDDREYMGELGAQQYPESNGFFESTAELAPEARARAIAAVTEPAARAGLVSTGFLIHSADCSAVATSKGLFAYTRSTRVNFTTTVRTADGTGSGWAGTGVHDWDDLDTAALGARAIEKAEMSRDARAVEPGRWTVILEPTAVGNLVGLMLNSLNARSADEGRSFFSKAGGGNKIGEQFIDSRVTIHSDPGDPRLFSAPFN